The DNA region TCTTAAATAAGCCAGACAATAACACAACTTGCAGTAGTAACTtgagaaaacaaaacgAAAATGACTGCAAAATCTCTAACTGATCTTATTATTATCTTAGACTAGTAATAGCCTTAGCCCCTAAACGACTTCTGCAGCCccttggttttttttcttttcttgacgCTAGGGGGGCCAGCCGCCAGGGTAGCATATGGATCAAACCTCTTCTTAGGCCTCCTAACGTTGTTACTGGGTGCTTCTAGGATTTTCCTTGCAGATTGCAAGTCTAAGGGTTCTATGGAAGGAGTTGCTTTGTCGACTGCACGTTGCTCCTTGTCTGCCAAAGTCTTCCTCTGCTTCAATACAATTACCTCGTCCATTTCTTCCTTCCgtgctttgttttcctccTCTGCGCTTTCATTGTCTTCTGCGCCCGCCTCCTTGTCACATACAGCATGTGAGCTTGCGGCCCTAATATGGACCTGCGGTCTGGCGATGTCGCGTTCGGCCTCGtatttctttgaaacttGGTGTCTTCGATTTTCAAGCGAGTTGTGGTCGACGAGGCTTGCGCGGCTTTCTTGGTAAGAAACGTATTCTTCACAAGGAAcaaacttcttttgaaaaagagaggaTCCCAAACTAATGCCACAATCGGCTGCTTTTTCGTAAGAGAAATCTTCTaaaaacttttcaaacatCCGAGAGTTTTTCTCAATGTCTTCTGAAGACATCTTCGTTGGACTGCTGTTCTGTACGGTGTTAGCAGAATTTAGTAACTGGCCAAATTCATTACTAGACGATTCTAGGGACTTTTTGATCAATAGCGCTAGTGATTTAGCGTTCTGCCGTATATGTTCCGTGACGAAAGTACTCGTGGCCATAATCAATGCTGGAGTTGTAGGGGCGTTCACAGCCAGCGAGACCAGAAGCTGGTTTGGAATGACGTATCTTGGAGATTCATCGTCTCTTCTTGCCACCATATCTCTCCATTCGTATAATCTTCTAACGAGAAGGCTCTTACTTTGAGGTATGTTGTATTGAAACATGAGCGTCCTCCAAGGGTCCTCCCTTTCGATGGGGGAAAACACATGAGAAGTGACAATTTTTGGTCTAAACGTTGTAAACTCGAATCTTCGCTTAGCGACATTTCTGGAGTCATGTAGCACCTGAGAAAGTTTGTTTTGTTCTATTAGTGAATTTCTCATGTTGTCATAAATGTTCAGGAGAAAATGCGTGTCAGCTCTCGCGTACGCCTTCAGAGCCTTGGGTAAGGGTCTCACCCTCCAATCTGACAACTGGtacttttttgaagtcttgaAATGAGCATatctttcaagcaaatAGGCTAAACTATGCTTTGGGGATCCTAAAAGCCGGGAAGCATGATAAGTGTCAAATAAGCTGACAATGTATAGGCCTAAATCCCGTTGCAGCCATATGATATCCATAAAAGCGCCATGCAAGACTTTAGTTATTTTTGGATCAGTGAAAACCTCATTCAGTATCCAAAGATCATCTCTTAAAGCGATGGTATCTATCAGCCAGTCTTTTTCTCGTGTACTAATTTGCATTAGGCAAGTGATTCCATAGTATGTTCTGTAATCATGATGCTCTAAATCGATAGCTATCTCGTTGGCTAGTAGCAATTCATTGAGCATCAGTTTCAGAGCGTCTGTATTATCCACCCATTCTGCTTCTGTTTCGTCCCAAGGTAAAGAAGGAACGGGCTCGCTAATTTGCAACACGGATTCATTGTATTCCTGATGATCAATTTCGTATTCGTAAGGCTGAGGATAGTGTGCAGGTACATCTTCTTGCTCTGCAGTAAGCCTCAAACTCTCGTCCAGGCTCCGCAGAGCGTgaggcttcttcttgagaagagGTTTGAAAGGATGTGATTCGGAATTATCTATTGGCCGCTTGAATAACAGTTGAGGCTTTAAAATCTTCTTTGGCGCACCATCATGGAGAGATGGTGAATCATCAAGGTATTGCACGGTTTTTGACAATTCTCCGTTATCCCTCTTTTCACCTGCAGCCAGAGCGTGTTCTGATTTCTCGAAGAGAAGGTCCATTACCTCGCCAACGTTACTCCAAGCGCTTTCCAGTCCCTCAGAACCCTGTTCAATGATATCATTGTTTTCGTCAACCGACAACAAAATGTCATTAATCAGGCCTAAAAGACGAGCGGATATGTTATTAACAGAAGTTGCAATAGAAGGATCAAGGTTTTTGTAGAAACTAACATCTTGTGCAGTCACCGCTGAAGATGCCCGGATTGTAGCGATGACTTGATTCAATACTGAACCATCTTCGCTTCCATGCGCTTGGGCCATTTCGTGTGACAATAAGCTTTGAGGATGCGGTTTCAATCTGCGATGATAAATGGTCTTAACCGCTACAACTAAAAGGcatctcaaaattttcaaattatCAACCTCCGGGTAACATAGTAGTTTGGCTAACGAGAAAATACATGCGGGGAGTGCTATTAGGAAGACCTAGTCGTATGAAAACAGTATAGCGTTCGTCAAAGGCaccgaaaaaaaaaaaacgtAAAATAAATttaaaagaaaaagccctATTTATAATGAAATATTTTAAACATCAGCTGATCCAAATTATTAAAAtatttttttattttctaTTTAAGTTGTATTATTTTTATATTTTATATGCAATTAAGATTAGGAAAGCTGTTTATTAAATTGTATATGGGTTCCGAAGACACAATATTAAAATGGTTGTTGGATAATCATTTGTTAACTATTCTGCGTTCTTGTTGTTTGAGAGTTGAGGAGTTAAAAGTTGGATATAGGCTCGGATCCTTCTGGGTGGATATCCCTTTTTTTATTATACCTATTCTATGCTAATCTCTCCAGTCATGAAACTTTTGACTGTTCTCTCTTAGCCAACTTTAAACTACTAAGGTATGTATATTTCTGTTTGGCCGCGATTTAGTCGCTTATAGCAGTCCGTTTTcgacttcaaagtttgAATTATTCAATGGTCTATTCGTTCCAAAATATGAAACTATTAACTCTTTTTAAGCAACAGTTCTtgcttccttcaaattAATTAAATCGTGCACTTTGAGAAGGCTAAAATTGACTTACCTCAACAGGAGGTCATTCTCGGAACTCAGCGTGGTCCCTGAGCAATGCGGAACCGGCTCTTGGACCATGACACAGCCTCGCTGCAGAACTTGGTGGCTAAATGTGAAGCTTTTAAAATTGATTTATCGAAACACATTAGGTTTCGAAATACACTA from Lachancea thermotolerans CBS 6340 chromosome C complete sequence includes:
- the RRP6 gene encoding exosome nuclease subunit RRP6 (similar to uniprot|Q12149 Saccharomyces cerevisiae YOR001W RRP6 Exonuclease component of the nuclear exosome contributes to the quality-control system that retains and degrades aberrant mRNAs in the nucleus) translates to MAQAHGSEDGSVLNQVIATIRASSAVTAQDVSFYKNLDPSIATSVNNISARLLGLINDILLSVDENNDIIEQGSEGLESAWSNVGEVMDLLFEKSEHALAAGEKRDNGELSKTVQYLDDSPSLHDGAPKKILKPQLLFKRPIDNSESHPFKPLLKKKPHALRSLDESLRLTAEQEDVPAHYPQPYEYEIDHQEYNESVLQISEPVPSLPWDETEAEWVDNTDALKLMLNELLLANEIAIDLEHHDYRTYYGITCLMQISTREKDWLIDTIALRDDLWILNEVFTDPKITKVLHGAFMDIIWLQRDLGLYIVSLFDTYHASRLLGSPKHSLAYLLERYAHFKTSKKYQLSDWRVRPLPKALKAYARADTHFLLNIYDNMRNSLIEQNKLSQVLHDSRNVAKRRFEFTTFRPKIVTSHVFSPIEREDPWRTLMFQYNIPQSKSLLVRRLYEWRDMVARRDDESPRYVIPNQLLVSLAVNAPTTPALIMATSTFVTEHIRQNAKSLALLIKKSLESSSNEFGQLLNSANTVQNSSPTKMSSEDIEKNSRMFEKFLEDFSYEKAADCGISLGSSLFQKKFVPCEEYVSYQESRASLVDHNSLENRRHQVSKKYEAERDIARPQVHIRAASSHAVCDKEAGAEDNESAEEENKARKEEMDEVIVLKQRKTLADKEQRAVDKATPSIEPLDLQSARKILEAPSNNVRRPKKRFDPYATLAAGPPSVKKRKKTKGLQKSFRG